Proteins co-encoded in one Populus trichocarpa isolate Nisqually-1 chromosome 10, P.trichocarpa_v4.1, whole genome shotgun sequence genomic window:
- the LOC18102704 gene encoding UDP-glycosyltransferase 76B1 isoform X2, whose protein sequence is MENIRESHVQHRKCRRIILFPLPLEGHINPMIQLANILYSKGFSITIIHTQFNPPNPAKCPHFTIHAIPDGLLEDEASTADGVIRFSVLISNCVEPFRDCLAKLLLDAVDQEPVACLITDAVWHFTHSVAEGFKIPTIAMRTTSISSFLAFASFPLLRERGYFPIQDSRLEESVQELPPLKVKDLPVIKTRCPATLHQLYEKISNQAKACSGLIWNSFEEIERDALSKLSQVFTVPIFHIGPFHKYFPASSSSLITPDQSCISWLDTQTPNSVLYVSFGSLAAVNETEFLEMAWGLLHSNQPFLWVVRPGLVRGSESSESLPDGFLEMVGKRGYIVKWAPQQQVLAHPATGGFWTHNGWNSTLESICEGVPMICQPFSGDQRVNARYVSDVWKIGIHLEYNKLERREIERAIKGLMVETKGQGMRQRTVSLKEKANLCVSHGGSSYHSLETLTNYIMSF, encoded by the exons ATGGAGAATATAAGAGAGTCCCATGTGCAGCATAGGAAGTGTCGGCGAATTATACTCTTCCCACTGCCTTTGGAAGGGCATATCAATCCTATGATTCAGCTTGCTAACATCCTTTATTCTAAAGGATTTTCGATAACAATCATCCACACTCAATTCAATCCTCCCAATCCTGCGAAGTGTCCTCACTTCACTATCCATGCAATTCCTGATGGCTTGTTGGAAGATGAGGCTTCAACTGCAGATGGTGTAATCCGTTTCTCAGTCCTCATTTCAAATTGTGTTGAGCCCTTTCGAGATTGCCTGGCTAAGCTGTTATTGGATGCCGTGGATCAAGAGCCCGTTGCTTGCTTGATCACAGATGCTGTTTGGCACTTCACTCACTCTGTAGCCGAGGGCTTTAAGATTCCAACTATTGCCATGCGGACAACTAGTATcagttcttttcttgcttttgcCTCCTTCCCCCTTCTGCGAGAAAGGGGTTACTTCCCAATTCAAG ATTCTCGATTAGAAGAATCAGTGCAAGAGCTTCCACCGTTGAAAGTCAAAGATCTTCCTGTGATCAAAACACGATGTCCAGCGACTCTTCATCAACTGTATGAAAAGATAAGTAATCAAGCAAAAGCCTGTTCAGGCCTAATTTGGAACTCGTTTGAAGAAATTGAGCGTGATGCTCTGAGCAAATTAAGCCAGGTCTTTACTGTGCCAATATTTCACATAGGTCCATTTCACAAGTACTTTCCAGCCTCTTCAAGTAGCTTAATAACACCAGACCAAAGCTGCATTTCCTGGCTTGATACCCAGACTCCTAATTCTGTACTCTATGTCAGCTTCGGGAGCCTTGCTGCGGTAAATGAGACTGAATTTCTGGAGATGGCCTGGGGGCTACTCCATAGCAATCAACCCTTCTTGTGGGTGGTTCGACCTGGATTAGTTCGGGGATCGGAATCGTCCGAATCATTGCCGGATGGATTCCTTGAGATGGTGGGTAAAAGGGGCTATATCGTGAAATGGGCTCCTCAACAACAGGTGCTAGCACACCCTGCCACTGGAGGGTTTTGGACACACAATGGTTGGAATTCCACATTGGAAAGTATATGTGAAGGGGTTCCCATGATTTGTCAGCCTTTTTCTGGTGATCAAAGAGTAAATGCTAGGTATGTGAGTGATGTTTGGAAAATTGGGATACACTTGGAGTATAATAAACTCGAGAGAAGGGAGATAGAGAGGGCAATTAAAGGACTAATGGTAGAGACAAAAGGGCAGGGGATGAGACAGAGAACTGTGTCTTTGAAAGAGAAGGCGAACCTTTGTGTAAGCCATGGAGGCTCTTCTTACCATTCCCTTGAGACCTTGACTAATTACATCATGTCATTCTAG
- the LOC18102704 gene encoding UDP-glycosyltransferase 76B1 isoform X1: MENIRESHVQHRKCRRIILFPLPLEGHINPMIQLANILYSKGFSITIIHTQFNPPNPAKCPHFTIHAIPDGLLEDEASTADGVIRFSVLISNCVEPFRDCLAKLLLDAVDQEPVACLITDAVWHFTHSVAEGFKIPTIAMRTTSISSFLAFASFPLLRERGYFPIQDSRLEESVQELPPLKVKDLPVIKTRCPATLHQLYEKISNQAKACSGLIWNSFEEIERDALSKLSQVFTVPIFHIGPFHKYFPASSSSLITPDQSCISWLDTQTPNSVLYVSFGSLAAVNETEFLEMAWGLLHSNQPFLWVVRPGLVRGSESSESLPDGFLEMVGKRGYIVKWAPQQQVLAHPATGGFWTHNGWNSTLESICEGVPMICQPFSGDQRVNARYVSDVWKIGIHLEYNKLERREIERAIKGLMVETKGQGMRQRTVSLKEKANLCVSHGGSSYHSLENLTKYIMSF, from the exons ATGGAGAATATAAGAGAGTCCCATGTGCAGCATAGGAAGTGTCGGCGAATTATACTCTTCCCACTGCCTTTGGAAGGGCATATCAATCCTATGATTCAGCTTGCTAACATCCTTTATTCTAAAGGATTTTCGATAACAATCATCCACACTCAATTCAATCCTCCCAATCCTGCGAAGTGTCCTCACTTCACTATCCATGCAATTCCTGATGGCTTGTTGGAAGATGAGGCTTCAACTGCAGATGGTGTAATCCGTTTCTCAGTCCTCATTTCAAATTGTGTTGAGCCCTTTCGAGATTGCCTGGCTAAGCTGTTATTGGATGCCGTGGATCAAGAGCCCGTTGCTTGCTTGATCACAGATGCTGTTTGGCACTTCACTCACTCTGTAGCCGAGGGCTTTAAGATTCCAACTATTGCCATGCGGACAACTAGTATcagttcttttcttgcttttgcCTCCTTCCCCCTTCTGCGAGAAAGGGGTTACTTCCCAATTCAAG ATTCTCGATTAGAAGAATCAGTGCAAGAGCTTCCACCGTTGAAAGTCAAAGATCTTCCTGTGATCAAAACACGATGTCCAGCGACTCTTCATCAACTGTATGAAAAGATAAGTAATCAAGCAAAAGCCTGTTCAGGCCTAATTTGGAACTCGTTTGAAGAAATTGAGCGTGATGCTCTGAGCAAATTAAGCCAGGTCTTTACTGTGCCAATATTTCACATAGGTCCATTTCACAAGTACTTTCCAGCCTCTTCAAGTAGCTTAATAACACCAGACCAAAGCTGCATTTCCTGGCTTGATACCCAGACTCCTAATTCTGTACTCTATGTCAGCTTCGGGAGCCTTGCTGCGGTAAATGAGACTGAATTTCTGGAGATGGCCTGGGGGCTACTCCATAGCAATCAACCCTTCTTGTGGGTGGTTCGACCTGGATTAGTTCGGGGATCGGAATCGTCCGAATCATTGCCGGATGGATTCCTTGAGATGGTGGGTAAAAGGGGCTATATCGTGAAATGGGCTCCTCAACAACAGGTGCTAGCACACCCTGCCACTGGAGGGTTTTGGACACACAATGGTTGGAATTCCACATTGGAAAGTATATGTGAAGGGGTTCCCATGATTTGTCAGCCTTTTTCTGGTGATCAAAGAGTAAATGCTAGGTATGTGAGTGATGTTTGGAAAATTGGGATACACTTGGAGTATAATAAACTCGAGAGAAGGGAGATAGAGAGGGCAATTAAAGGACTAATGGTAGAGACAAAAGGGCAGGGGATGAGACAGAGAACTGTGTCTTTGAAAGAGAAGGCGAAC